A stretch of Dyella sp. BiH032 DNA encodes these proteins:
- the tviB gene encoding Vi polysaccharide biosynthesis UDP-N-acetylglucosamine C-6 dehydrogenase TviB — protein MQQVINAKIAVIGLGYVGLPLAVEFGKKYDTVGFDIRSARVEELRAGKDATLEVEPEELAAATRLRYSDRLEDLRDRNVYIVTVPTPIDAAKRPDLTPLVRASEMLAQVLKRGDIVVYESTVYPGCTEEVCVPLLEKGSGLTFNQDFFAGYSPERINPGDKQHRVTTILKVTSGSTPEAASYVDALYSSIITAGTHRASSIKVAEAAKVIENTQRDLNIALVNDLAMLFNKLGIDTLEVLQAAGTKWNFLPFRPGLVGGHCISVDPYYLTHKAQEVGHHPDVILAGRRTNDGMGPYVAGEVVRLMVRKGINPVRAKVLVLGLAFKENCPDLRNTRVIDIVQALRGYNAEVDVHDPWVDAAEAAHEYGLEPIGAPDAGSYDAVIVAVGHREFAALGAEGIRALGKPASVVYDVKYVLPREAVDGRL, from the coding sequence ATGCAGCAAGTGATCAATGCCAAGATTGCCGTCATCGGCCTGGGCTACGTCGGCCTCCCGCTGGCCGTGGAGTTCGGCAAGAAGTACGACACCGTGGGCTTCGACATCCGCAGTGCGCGGGTGGAGGAACTGCGCGCGGGGAAGGACGCGACGCTGGAGGTGGAGCCGGAGGAGCTGGCGGCGGCGACGCGGCTGCGCTACAGCGACCGGCTGGAGGATCTGCGCGACCGCAACGTGTACATCGTGACGGTGCCCACGCCGATCGACGCGGCCAAGCGGCCGGACCTGACGCCGCTGGTGCGCGCCAGCGAGATGCTGGCCCAGGTGCTCAAGCGCGGCGACATCGTGGTGTACGAGTCGACGGTATACCCGGGCTGCACGGAAGAGGTGTGCGTGCCGCTGCTGGAGAAGGGCTCGGGCCTCACGTTCAACCAGGACTTCTTCGCCGGCTACAGCCCGGAGCGGATCAACCCGGGCGACAAGCAGCACCGGGTGACGACGATCCTGAAGGTGACCTCCGGCTCGACGCCGGAAGCGGCCAGCTACGTGGACGCGCTGTACTCCAGCATCATCACCGCCGGCACGCACCGGGCCAGCAGCATCAAGGTGGCCGAGGCGGCGAAGGTGATCGAGAACACGCAGCGGGATCTCAATATCGCCCTGGTGAACGACCTGGCGATGCTGTTCAACAAGCTGGGCATCGACACGCTGGAAGTGCTGCAGGCGGCGGGGACGAAGTGGAACTTCCTGCCGTTCCGGCCCGGCCTGGTGGGCGGGCACTGCATCAGCGTGGACCCGTACTACCTGACCCACAAGGCGCAGGAGGTGGGCCACCACCCGGACGTGATCCTGGCCGGCCGGCGCACCAACGACGGCATGGGCCCGTACGTGGCCGGCGAGGTGGTGCGGCTGATGGTGCGCAAGGGCATCAACCCGGTGCGGGCGAAGGTGCTGGTGCTGGGCCTGGCGTTCAAGGAGAACTGCCCGGACCTGCGCAACACGCGGGTGATCGACATCGTGCAGGCGCTGCGCGGCTACAACGCCGAGGTGGACGTGCACGACCCGTGGGTGGATGCGGCCGAGGCGGCGCACGAGTACGGGCTGGAACCGATCGGCGCGCCGGATGCGGGCAGCTACGACGCGGTGATCGTGGCGGTGGGCCACCGGGAGTTCGCGGCGCTGGGCGCGGAGGGCATCCGCGCGCTGGGCAAGCCGGCGTCGGTGGTCTATGACGTGAAGTACGTGCTGCCGCGCGAGGCGGTGGACGGGAGGCTGTGA
- a CDS encoding NAD-dependent epimerase has protein sequence MKVLVTGTAGFIGSHVALKLLARGDTVVGVDNLNDYYDVSLKQARLARVQAQAGYTHVHADLADREAMARVFEQHRPDRVVHLAAQAGVRYAAKNPHVYVSSNVTGFLHVLEGCRHHGVQHLVYASTSSVYGANTDLPFSEHRSAEHPLTLYAATKKANEQMAHSYAHLYGLPATGLRFFTVYGPWGRPDMALFLFTKAILAGEPIPVFNEGRHKRSFTYIDDIVEGVVRALDTVPDKDPAWRGDHPDPATSGVAPYRLYNIGNERPVELLRYIEVLERCLGRKATLQLLPLQAGDVPATEADVSSLAAAVGYRPKVSVEEGVAHFVEWYRNFYAVAPAAAVAGVAS, from the coding sequence ATGAAGGTGCTGGTGACCGGCACGGCCGGGTTCATCGGGTCGCACGTGGCGCTGAAGCTGCTGGCGCGCGGCGACACGGTGGTGGGCGTGGACAACCTCAACGACTACTACGACGTGTCGCTGAAGCAGGCACGGTTGGCGCGGGTGCAGGCGCAGGCCGGCTACACGCACGTGCACGCGGACCTGGCCGACCGCGAGGCGATGGCGCGGGTGTTCGAGCAGCACCGCCCCGACCGCGTGGTGCACCTGGCCGCGCAGGCGGGCGTGCGCTACGCGGCGAAGAACCCGCACGTGTACGTGAGCAGCAACGTCACCGGCTTCCTGCACGTGCTGGAAGGCTGCCGCCACCACGGCGTGCAGCACCTGGTGTACGCCTCGACCAGCTCGGTGTACGGGGCCAACACGGACCTGCCGTTCTCCGAGCACCGCTCGGCGGAGCATCCGCTGACCTTGTACGCGGCGACCAAGAAGGCCAACGAGCAGATGGCGCACAGCTACGCGCACCTGTACGGGCTGCCGGCGACGGGGCTGCGCTTCTTCACGGTGTACGGCCCGTGGGGCCGGCCGGACATGGCGCTGTTCCTGTTCACCAAGGCGATCCTGGCCGGGGAGCCGATCCCGGTGTTCAACGAAGGCCGGCACAAGCGCAGCTTCACCTACATCGACGACATCGTCGAAGGGGTGGTACGGGCGCTGGATACGGTGCCGGACAAGGACCCGGCGTGGCGCGGCGACCACCCGGACCCGGCCACGAGCGGGGTGGCGCCGTACCGCCTCTACAACATCGGCAACGAGCGGCCGGTAGAGCTGCTGCGCTACATCGAAGTGCTGGAGCGCTGCCTGGGCCGCAAGGCGACGTTGCAGCTGCTGCCGCTGCAGGCCGGCGACGTACCGGCGACGGAGGCGGATGTGTCGAGTCTGGCGGCAGCGGTGGGGTATCGGCCCAAGGTGTCGGTGGAGGAGGGCGTGGCCCACTTCGTCGAGTGGTATCGCAATTTCTACGCCGTGGCGCCCGCCGCGGCCGTCGCTGGAGTCGCATCATGA